Proteins found in one Anopheles aquasalis chromosome 3, idAnoAquaMG_Q_19, whole genome shotgun sequence genomic segment:
- the LOC126578195 gene encoding frizzled-2, which translates to MMAPSRSSSSRRLRQLLLMRPLVMMVLLASGSSVTVSGSYHSGVSPMPHVPVVARDPNSRCEEITIPMCRGIGYNLTSFPNEMNHETQEEAGLEVHQFWPLVEIKCSPDLKFFLCSMYTPICIEDYHKPLPVCRSVCEKARAGCAPIMQQYSFSWPERMACENLPVSGDADNLCMEMPNEDDHGDHHRGGGGGGSSGGSGSSSAGGGGHGGGKPTRKSHSGGQGGGSQGGSGQQSKQCKGKNSKNCQNPPGERTKECMCRCREPLVPLGREGSITTSTTTLLHHHGSSSSSSSINNLPNTLSSSSNQSVERVGDVLNCAIPCRGAFFTQEEKDFAGIWIALWSGLCGISTLMTLTTFLIDTERFKYPERPIVFLSACYFIVSCGYLTRLFLGHDEIACDGRSIKYPSTGQSSCTMIFIMVYFFGMASSIWWVILSFTWFLAAGLKWGNEAISKHSQYFHLAAWLIPTVQTVSVLLRPAVDGDPVAGICYVGNTSVEHLKTFVLAPLFMYLVVGTTFLMAGFVSLFRIRSVIKQQGGIGAGSKADKLEKLMIRIGIFSVLYTVPATIVIGCHLYEASYFEDWMTGLTCPCKVAPGLRQKPLYSVLMLKYFMALAVGITSGVWIWSGKTVDSWRRLWRRLFGSPDPTGAGQVLIKPRPPLPQPYATSGIGVPGSAAASLLATPYTQTVGSVASTSHHHLHHHVLKQAPLSHV; encoded by the coding sequence ATGATGGCACCGAGtcgaagcagcagtagtagacGGTTGAGGCAGCTCCTCCTGATGAGACccttggtgatgatggtgctgttagccagcggcagcagtgtAACAGTGAGTGGTAGCTACCATTCGGGTGTAAGCCCGATGCCACACGTACCGGTCGTGGCAAGGGATCCAAACTCGCGCTGCGAGGAAATCACCATACCGATGTGCCGTGGCATCGGCTACAATCTGACGTCGTTCCCGAACGAGATGAACCACGAAACGCAGGAGGAGGCGGGCCTGGAGGTGCACCAGTTTTGGCCACTGGTCGAGATCAAGTGTTCGCCCGATCTAAAGTTCTTCCTCTGCTCGATGTACACACCGATCTGTATCGAGGATTACCACAAACCGCTGCCCGTGTGTCGCAGCGTGTGCGAGAAGGCCCGGGCCGGTTGTGCACCGATCATGCAGCAGTACAGCTTCAGCTGGCCGGAGCGGATGGCATGCGAGAACCTGCCGGTGTCGGGCGATGCCGACAATCTGTGCATGGAGATGCCGAACGAGGACGATCacggtgatcatcatcgtggtggtggtggtggtggatcgtccGGTGGTAGCGGCTCATCAtctgctggtggaggtggccatggtggtggcaaacCGACCCGTAAATCACACTCCGGCGGACAGGGTGGTGGTAGCCAGGGTGGTAGCGGTCAGCAGAGCAAACAGTGCAAGGGCAAGAATTCAAAAAACTGCCAAAATCCCCCAGGGGAAAGAACAAAAGAGTGCatgtgccggtgccgggagCCACTGGTGCCCCTGGGGAGGGAAGGCAGCatcacaaccagcaccacaacgCTACTGCACCatcacggcagcagcagcagcagcagcagcatcaacaatcTGCCAAACactctcagcagcagcagcaaccaaagTGTCGAAAGGGTCGGCGACGTGCTAAACTGCGCGATCCCGTGTCGGGGGGCGTTCTTCACCCAGGAGGAAAAGGACTTCGCCGGCATCTGGATAGCGCTGTGGTCCGGCCTGTGCGGCATCAGCACGCTAATGACACTCACCACCTTCCTCATCGACACCGAAAGGTTCAAGTACCCTGAGCGGCCGATCGTCTTCCTGTCCGCCTGCTACTTCATCGTGTCCTGCGGCTATCTGACGCGCCTCTTCCTTGGCCACGACGAGATTGCGTGCGATGGCCGCTCGATCAAGTATCCCTCGACCGGCCAGAGCTCCTGCACGATGATCTTCATCATGGTGTACTTCTTCGGGATGGCTTCGTCGATCTGGTGGGTGATCCTGTCGTTCACCTGGTTCCTGGCCGCCGGTCTCAAGTGGGGCAATGAAGCGATCTCGAAACACTCGCAGTACTTCcacctggctgcctggctcaTCCCGACCGTACAGACcgtgtcggtgctgctgcgtccagCCGTTGACGGTGATCCGGTGGCCGGTATCTGCTACGTTGGTAACACCTCGGTCGAGCATCTGAAGACGTTCGTGCTGGCACCGCTGTTCATGTATCTGGTCGTGGGCACCACCTTCCTGATGGCTGGCTTCGTTTCACTGTTCCGCATTCGATCGGTGATCAAGCAGCAGGGTGGCATCGGCGCTGGCTCGAAGGCGGACAAACTGGAGAAGCTCATGATCCGGATCGGTATCTTCAGCGTGCTGTACACCGTGCCCGCGACGATCGTCATCGGGTGCCATCTGTACGAGGCTTCCTACTTCGAGGACTGGATGACGGGACTGACGTGCCCGTGCAAGGTGGCCCCGGGGCTACGCCAGAAACCACTCTACTCGGTGCTGATGTTGAAGTACTTTATGGCACTGGCCGTTGGCATAACGTCGGGTGTGTGGATTTGGTCCGGTAAAACCGTCGACTCGTGGCGCCGACTCTGGCGGCGCCTGTTCGGTTCGCCCGATCCGACCGGTGCCGGACAGGTGTTGATTAAACCGCGACCACCGCTGCCACAACCGTACGCGACGTCGGGAATCGGTGTGCCGGGATCGGCTGCCGCATCGCTGCTGGCCACACCGTACACCCAGACGGTGGGTAGCGTGGCCTCGACCAGCCATCACCATCTGCACCATCACGTTCTCAAGCAGGCACCGCTTAGCCACGTATGA